A DNA window from Linepithema humile isolate Giens D197 chromosome 6, Lhum_UNIL_v1.0, whole genome shotgun sequence contains the following coding sequences:
- the LOC105671489 gene encoding uncharacterized protein isoform X2, whose product MPAIAVTLEQSSRTSSTETAEQCQSLSSLLSSSWGHRVYATRRDLFVSAIIDPYSSRAVHHLDLNACFANELHLEQNLVDCQTIHFSYAIPINVVPIRESPKLVKLVLDQSVELNGQAVNFLLDRHPQLHRRHLHDMAATAKHDLRQKFPADTSTSGEEDIAAIAKQISDHAEAIYQTWKSRGLAPTEILTCHSNATAVDKFGSALTPCNLPAVGNTIAVNNIGSKMLPSLGCSSPTTVDILTQTPNLDNGNLEKLVNNFVVEDKARIAAFKQRSPSKPLPSSIQFALQKFERNSMQQQQVAGSMKNDTITTDNPKKLTNVLLSPISSFPNKPSQIVKPQITAKTPSSHHCDILLETIETTFPADLTPSKRATQQRRPTSTLIATSPISSSLNIDSLHSTSSGLTTWPLKNKLNDTKRITDVSRTPVKTTQQEDAAQVLPAKDEKRSIVTKTNSRCAYLDEVAREEERLINALKTGAVITEEPERTAIRNRQKPAIKREKPKVESVKQIIIGSHNSHRTSSIVSSSAISSSPASASNSAVIVSHIPLVNESKSLSKDDLSTMSAVDYAKVRYQAAQQNPPTQQRLEEQRASSHSYNSTTEQLVSSAKTKFEMEIQKDKDIKDSDKDSVTSKWGPRITPLRPRLEQTVPHPELTNQQKQHIRAAAAATMGNNPVRPFLTRGSVAERVLIFEKCPSELLLDKRGPRQPAINMWRSGHEVQSKAQTYTREKTQQKNLPPHTTLQRQVKANRNVYIPRFYFPGGKPVPLSQLEMTVSKITAAFQSLSNCRATRVQFCTITKACDLPLYWKVPLFLAADGEQKGYVEMNAFLEFWKELTTTHHDAASKFVRIVTRALRSNILPEDLIPLVQDVVETHPGLTFLKEATEFHSRYVHTVIARIFYCVNRNWSGKISVAELRRSNLLAVIAVLEHEEDINQVTAYFSYEHFYVIYCKFWELDRDHDLFIDKMDLTRHNDHALSTRMIERIFSGAVTRGSRIKGSNNTQQPEDKMSYTEFVWFLLSEEDKNHPTAIEYWFRCMDLDGDGYLSMYELEYFYEEQLHRMEAIGLETLPFEDCLCQMLDMIHPATPGKISLSDLKNCKMTSIFFDTFFNLEKYLDHEQRDPFASTRDHDVDGHELSDWDRFAAEEYELLVAEENGSEQQEQMLCDDDM is encoded by the exons ATGCCAGCGATAGCAGTAACACTTGAACAATCTTCAAGAACATCGTCGACTGAAACAGCGGAACAGTGTCAATCTTTGTCATCATTGTTATCTTCATCCTGGGGTCACCGGGTATACGCAACCCGACGTGATCTCTTTGTGTCAGCGATCATCGATCCGTATTCCAGCAGAGCAGTGCACCATTTGGATTTAAATGCATGCTTCGCGAACGAGTTACATTTGGAACAAAATTTAGTAGATTGTCAAACAATTCATTTTAGTTATGCAATTCCAATTAACGTCGTACCGATTCGTGAGAGTCCCAAGCTGGTCAAATTGGTGTTAGATCAGTCCGTTGAGTTAAACGGTCAGGCGGTGAACTTTTTACTAGACCGTCATCCGCAACTACATCGACGACATCTCCATGATATGGCTGCCACTGCAAAGCATGATCTACGTCAGAAATTTCCCGCGGATACGTCCACTTCCGGTGAGGAAGATATTGCCGCAATTGCCAAGCAGATTAGCGATCACGCAGAGGCGATTTATCAGACGTGGAAGAGTCGTGGATTAGCACCGACAGAGATCTTAACTTGCCACAGCAACGCAACGGCTGTTGATAAATTTGGCAGCGCATTGACACCTTGTAATTTGCCCGCTGTCGGGAATACCATCGCTGTGAACAACATTGGTAGTAAGATGTTACCATCTCTTGGATGTTCTTCTCCGACAACAGTAGATATACTCACCCAAACGCCAAATTTAGACAATGGTAATCTTGAAAAACTAGTCAACAACTTTGTAGTAGAAGATAAAGCTAGAATAGCTGCTTTCAAGCAAAGATCGCCGTCAAAGCCATTACCGTCTTCCATACAATTTGCCTTGCAGAAATTTGAGAGAAATTCCATGCAACAGCAGCAGGTGGCTGGTTCTATgaaaaacgatacaattaCGACCGATAatccaaaaaaattgacaaatgtTTTGTTATCTCCTATCTCGTCGTTTCCGAACAAACCGTCGCAAATAGTAAAGCCCCAAATTACCGCGAAGACGCCCAGCTCTCATCATTGTGACATCCTTCTGGAAACAATTGAGACCACTTTTCCAGCTGATCTGACACCTTCTAAAAGAGCGACACAGCAAAGGAGACCTACTAGTACATTAATCGCGACATCGCCCATCAGTTCTTCGTTAAATATCGATTCGTTGCACTCGACGAGTTCGGGGCTGACAACGTGGCCATTGAAAAACAAACTAAACGATACCAAAAGAATTACAGACGTTTCTCGTACACCAGTTAAAACAACCCAGCAAGAGGATGCGGCACAAGTTTTACCAGCAAAAGATGAAAAGAGATCGATCGTGACAAAAACAAATTCGAGATGCGCGTATCTGGACGAAGTCGCGCGGGAGGAAGAAAGATTGATAAACGCGTTGAAAACAGGTGCCGTCATCACAGAGGAACCCGAAAGAACGGCTATACGCAATAGACAAAAACCGGCCATCAAGCGCGAGAAACCGAAAGTTGAATCGGTCAAGCAAATTATTATTGGAAGCCATAATTCTCATAGAACTAGCTCAATAGTATCTAGCTCTGCAATATCCAGTTCGCCAGCGAGTGCATCCAATAGCGCCGTCATCGTAAGTCATATTCCGTTAGTTAACGAATCGAAGTCGCTCAGCAAGGATGATTTATCGACTATGTCAGCGGTGGATTACGCTAAGGTTAGATACCAAGCTGCTCAACAGAATCCTCCTACACAGCAGAGGCTCGAGGAACAACGGGCTTCCAGTCATTCGTACAATTCAACCACAGAGCAATTGGTTTCTAgcgcaaaaacaaaatttgaaatggAGATACAAAAGGATAAGGACATTAAGGATTCAGACAAGGATTCGGTGACGTCTAAATGGGGACCGAGAATCACTCCTTTGCGGCCACGTCTCGAGCAAACAGTACCTCATCCGGAATTGACTAACCAACAGAAACAGCATATAAGAGCAGCGGCCGCGGCGACAATGGGCAACAATCCTGTGAGACCATTTCTTACCAGGGGTTCTGTGGCAGAGCGCGTACTTATCTTTGAGAAATGCCCGAGCGAATTGCTATTGGACAAGCGTGGTCCACGGCAACCGGCCATTAACATGTGGAGAAGTGGCCACGAGGTGCAGAGCAAAGCTCAG ACTTATACGAGAGAAAAGACTCAACAAAAGAATTTGCCGCCACATACAACTTTACAGAGACAGGTCAAAGCCAATAGAAATGTTTACATACCGAG attttattttcctgGAGGAAAGCCAGTTCCTCTCTCACAATTGGAAATGACCGTCTCGAAGATTACCGCAGCCTTTCAAAGTTTATCGAATTGTCGTGCTACTCGCGTGCAATTTTGTACCATCACAAAG GCTTGTGACTTGCCCTTATATTGGAAAGTACCGCTTTTCTTAGCGGCGGACGGTGAACAGAAAGGATACGTCGAGATGAATGCTTTCTTGGAATTTTGGAAAGA ACTAACAACTACTCATCACGATGCAGCTAGTAAATTTGTCAGAATTGTCACTCGAGCACTTCGGAGCAATATCCTTCCAGAGGATTTAATTCCACTCGTACAGGACGTAGTGGAAACGCATCCAGgattgacatttttaaaagaagcTACGGAATTCCATTCCCGTTATGTGCACACG GTGATTGCCAGGATATTTTATTGCGTGAACCGAAATTGGAGCGGCAAGATTTCAGTCGCGGAATTAAGAAGGAGCAATCTGCTGGCAGTGATCGCCGTGCTTGAACACGAGGAAGATATCAATCAAGTCACCGCCTACTTTAGCTATGAACATTTCTATGtgatatattgcaaattctgGGAGTTGGATCGCGATCACGACCTTTTCATAGATAAAATGGATTTAACAAGGCACAACGATCATG CGTTATCGACCCGAATGATCGAAAGGATATTTAGCGGTGCTGTAACAAGAGGTAGTAGGATAAAGGGCAGTAATAATACGCAACAACCAGAAGATAAGATGAGTTATACGGAGTTTGTGTGGTTTCTTCTCAGcgaagaagataaaaatcatCCAACTGCTATTGAATATTGGTTTAG ATGCATGGATCTCGATGGCGATGGTTATTTGTCGATGTACGAGTTGGAATACTTTTATGAAGAGCAATTACATCGAATGGAAGCGATTGGTCTGGAAACATTGCCTTTCGAAGACTGCCTTTGTCAG ATGTTGGATATGATTCATCCGGCAACACCAGGCAAAATATCATTAAGCgacttgaaaaattgtaaaatgacGTCCATTTTCTTTGATACTTTCTTCAATCTGGAAAAGTACCTGGATCACGAACAAAGGGATCCTTTTGCCTCGACGAGAGATCACGATGTTGATGGTCACGAG ctCTCTGATTGGGATCGGTTTGCAGCGGAAGAGTATGAATTATTGGTTGCTGAAGAAAATGGCAGTGAACAACAAGAACAAAT GCTGTGTGATGATGATATGTAA
- the LOC105671489 gene encoding uncharacterized protein isoform X3 — MPAIAVTLEQSSRTSSTETAEQCQSLSSLLSSSWGHRVYATRRDLFVSAIIDPYSSRAVHHLDLNACFANELHLEQNLVDCQTIHFSYAIPINVVPIRESPKLVKLVLDQSVELNGQAVNFLLDRHPQLHRRHLHDMAATAKHDLRQKFPADTSTSGEEDIAAIAKQISDHAEAIYQTWKSRGLAPTEILTCHSNATAVDKFGSALTPCNLPAVGNTIAVNNIGSKMLPSLGCSSPTTVDILTQTPNLDNGNLEKLVNNFVVEDKARIAAFKQRSPSKPLPSSIQFALQKFERNSMQQQQVAGSMKNDTITTDNPKKLTNVLLSPISSFPNKPSQIVKPQITAKTPSSHHCDILLETIETTFPADLTPSKRATQQRRPTSTLIATSPISSSLNIDSLHSTSSGLTTWPLKNKLNDTKRITDVSRTPVKTTQQEDAAQVLPAKDEKRSIVTKTNSRCAYLDEVAREEERLINALKTGAVITEEPERTAIRNRQKPAIKREKPKVESVKQIIIGSHNSHRTSSIVSSSAISSSPASASNSAVIVSHIPLVNESKSLSKDDLSTMSAVDYAKVRYQAAQQNPPTQQRLEEQRASSHSYNSTTEQLVSSAKTKFEMEIQKDKDIKDSDKDSVTSKWGPRITPLRPRLEQTVPHPELTNQQKQHIRAAAAATMGNNPVRPFLTRGSVAERVLIFEKCPSELLLDKRGPRQPAINMWRSGHEVQSKAQTYTREKTQQKNLPPHTTLQRQVKANRNVYIPRFYFPGGKPVPLSQLEMTVSKITAAFQSLSNCRATRVQFCTITKACDLPLYWKVPLFLAADGEQKGYVEMNAFLEFWKELTTTHHDAASKFVRIVTRALRSNILPEDLIPLVQDVVETHPGLTFLKEATEFHSRYVHTVIARIFYCVNRNWSGKISVAELRRSNLLAVIAVLEHEEDINQVTAYFSYEHFYVIYCKFWELDRDHDLFIDKMDLTRHNDHALSTRMIERIFSGAVTRGSRIKGSNNTQQPEDKMSYTEFVWFLLSEEDKNHPTAIEYWFSTCYNFSSIDAWISMAMVICRCTSWNTFMKSNYIEWKRLVWKHCLSKTAFVRCWI, encoded by the exons ATGCCAGCGATAGCAGTAACACTTGAACAATCTTCAAGAACATCGTCGACTGAAACAGCGGAACAGTGTCAATCTTTGTCATCATTGTTATCTTCATCCTGGGGTCACCGGGTATACGCAACCCGACGTGATCTCTTTGTGTCAGCGATCATCGATCCGTATTCCAGCAGAGCAGTGCACCATTTGGATTTAAATGCATGCTTCGCGAACGAGTTACATTTGGAACAAAATTTAGTAGATTGTCAAACAATTCATTTTAGTTATGCAATTCCAATTAACGTCGTACCGATTCGTGAGAGTCCCAAGCTGGTCAAATTGGTGTTAGATCAGTCCGTTGAGTTAAACGGTCAGGCGGTGAACTTTTTACTAGACCGTCATCCGCAACTACATCGACGACATCTCCATGATATGGCTGCCACTGCAAAGCATGATCTACGTCAGAAATTTCCCGCGGATACGTCCACTTCCGGTGAGGAAGATATTGCCGCAATTGCCAAGCAGATTAGCGATCACGCAGAGGCGATTTATCAGACGTGGAAGAGTCGTGGATTAGCACCGACAGAGATCTTAACTTGCCACAGCAACGCAACGGCTGTTGATAAATTTGGCAGCGCATTGACACCTTGTAATTTGCCCGCTGTCGGGAATACCATCGCTGTGAACAACATTGGTAGTAAGATGTTACCATCTCTTGGATGTTCTTCTCCGACAACAGTAGATATACTCACCCAAACGCCAAATTTAGACAATGGTAATCTTGAAAAACTAGTCAACAACTTTGTAGTAGAAGATAAAGCTAGAATAGCTGCTTTCAAGCAAAGATCGCCGTCAAAGCCATTACCGTCTTCCATACAATTTGCCTTGCAGAAATTTGAGAGAAATTCCATGCAACAGCAGCAGGTGGCTGGTTCTATgaaaaacgatacaattaCGACCGATAatccaaaaaaattgacaaatgtTTTGTTATCTCCTATCTCGTCGTTTCCGAACAAACCGTCGCAAATAGTAAAGCCCCAAATTACCGCGAAGACGCCCAGCTCTCATCATTGTGACATCCTTCTGGAAACAATTGAGACCACTTTTCCAGCTGATCTGACACCTTCTAAAAGAGCGACACAGCAAAGGAGACCTACTAGTACATTAATCGCGACATCGCCCATCAGTTCTTCGTTAAATATCGATTCGTTGCACTCGACGAGTTCGGGGCTGACAACGTGGCCATTGAAAAACAAACTAAACGATACCAAAAGAATTACAGACGTTTCTCGTACACCAGTTAAAACAACCCAGCAAGAGGATGCGGCACAAGTTTTACCAGCAAAAGATGAAAAGAGATCGATCGTGACAAAAACAAATTCGAGATGCGCGTATCTGGACGAAGTCGCGCGGGAGGAAGAAAGATTGATAAACGCGTTGAAAACAGGTGCCGTCATCACAGAGGAACCCGAAAGAACGGCTATACGCAATAGACAAAAACCGGCCATCAAGCGCGAGAAACCGAAAGTTGAATCGGTCAAGCAAATTATTATTGGAAGCCATAATTCTCATAGAACTAGCTCAATAGTATCTAGCTCTGCAATATCCAGTTCGCCAGCGAGTGCATCCAATAGCGCCGTCATCGTAAGTCATATTCCGTTAGTTAACGAATCGAAGTCGCTCAGCAAGGATGATTTATCGACTATGTCAGCGGTGGATTACGCTAAGGTTAGATACCAAGCTGCTCAACAGAATCCTCCTACACAGCAGAGGCTCGAGGAACAACGGGCTTCCAGTCATTCGTACAATTCAACCACAGAGCAATTGGTTTCTAgcgcaaaaacaaaatttgaaatggAGATACAAAAGGATAAGGACATTAAGGATTCAGACAAGGATTCGGTGACGTCTAAATGGGGACCGAGAATCACTCCTTTGCGGCCACGTCTCGAGCAAACAGTACCTCATCCGGAATTGACTAACCAACAGAAACAGCATATAAGAGCAGCGGCCGCGGCGACAATGGGCAACAATCCTGTGAGACCATTTCTTACCAGGGGTTCTGTGGCAGAGCGCGTACTTATCTTTGAGAAATGCCCGAGCGAATTGCTATTGGACAAGCGTGGTCCACGGCAACCGGCCATTAACATGTGGAGAAGTGGCCACGAGGTGCAGAGCAAAGCTCAG ACTTATACGAGAGAAAAGACTCAACAAAAGAATTTGCCGCCACATACAACTTTACAGAGACAGGTCAAAGCCAATAGAAATGTTTACATACCGAG attttattttcctgGAGGAAAGCCAGTTCCTCTCTCACAATTGGAAATGACCGTCTCGAAGATTACCGCAGCCTTTCAAAGTTTATCGAATTGTCGTGCTACTCGCGTGCAATTTTGTACCATCACAAAG GCTTGTGACTTGCCCTTATATTGGAAAGTACCGCTTTTCTTAGCGGCGGACGGTGAACAGAAAGGATACGTCGAGATGAATGCTTTCTTGGAATTTTGGAAAGA ACTAACAACTACTCATCACGATGCAGCTAGTAAATTTGTCAGAATTGTCACTCGAGCACTTCGGAGCAATATCCTTCCAGAGGATTTAATTCCACTCGTACAGGACGTAGTGGAAACGCATCCAGgattgacatttttaaaagaagcTACGGAATTCCATTCCCGTTATGTGCACACG GTGATTGCCAGGATATTTTATTGCGTGAACCGAAATTGGAGCGGCAAGATTTCAGTCGCGGAATTAAGAAGGAGCAATCTGCTGGCAGTGATCGCCGTGCTTGAACACGAGGAAGATATCAATCAAGTCACCGCCTACTTTAGCTATGAACATTTCTATGtgatatattgcaaattctgGGAGTTGGATCGCGATCACGACCTTTTCATAGATAAAATGGATTTAACAAGGCACAACGATCATG CGTTATCGACCCGAATGATCGAAAGGATATTTAGCGGTGCTGTAACAAGAGGTAGTAGGATAAAGGGCAGTAATAATACGCAACAACCAGAAGATAAGATGAGTTATACGGAGTTTGTGTGGTTTCTTCTCAGcgaagaagataaaaatcatCCAACTGCTATTGAATATTGGTTTAG TAcgtgttataatttttcgtCGATAGATGCATGGATCTCGATGGCGATGGTTATTTGTCGATGTACGAGTTGGAATACTTTTATGAAGAGCAATTACATCGAATGGAAGCGATTGGTCTGGAAACATTGCCTTTCGAAGACTGCCTTTGTCAG ATGTTGGATATGA
- the LOC105671489 gene encoding uncharacterized protein isoform X1, protein MPAIAVTLEQSSRTSSTETAEQCQSLSSLLSSSWGHRVYATRRDLFVSAIIDPYSSRAVHHLDLNACFANELHLEQNLVDCQTIHFSYAIPINVVPIRESPKLVKLVLDQSVELNGQAVNFLLDRHPQLHRRHLHDMAATAKHDLRQKFPADTSTSGEEDIAAIAKQISDHAEAIYQTWKSRGLAPTEILTCHSNATAVDKFGSALTPCNLPAVGNTIAVNNIGSKMLPSLGCSSPTTVDILTQTPNLDNGNLEKLVNNFVVEDKARIAAFKQRSPSKPLPSSIQFALQKFERNSMQQQQVAGSMKNDTITTDNPKKLTNVLLSPISSFPNKPSQIVKPQITAKTPSSHHCDILLETIETTFPADLTPSKRATQQRRPTSTLIATSPISSSLNIDSLHSTSSGLTTWPLKNKLNDTKRITDVSRTPVKTTQQEDAAQVLPAKDEKRSIVTKTNSRCAYLDEVAREEERLINALKTGAVITEEPERTAIRNRQKPAIKREKPKVESVKQIIIGSHNSHRTSSIVSSSAISSSPASASNSAVIVSHIPLVNESKSLSKDDLSTMSAVDYAKVRYQAAQQNPPTQQRLEEQRASSHSYNSTTEQLVSSAKTKFEMEIQKDKDIKDSDKDSVTSKWGPRITPLRPRLEQTVPHPELTNQQKQHIRAAAAATMGNNPVRPFLTRGSVAERVLIFEKCPSELLLDKRGPRQPAINMWRSGHEVQSKAQTYTREKTQQKNLPPHTTLQRQVKANRNVYIPRFYFPGGKPVPLSQLEMTVSKITAAFQSLSNCRATRVQFCTITKACDLPLYWKVPLFLAADGEQKGYVEMNAFLEFWKELTTTHHDAASKFVRIVTRALRSNILPEDLIPLVQDVVETHPGLTFLKEATEFHSRYVHTVIARIFYCVNRNWSGKISVAELRRSNLLAVIAVLEHEEDINQVTAYFSYEHFYVIYCKFWELDRDHDLFIDKMDLTRHNDHALSTRMIERIFSGAVTRGSRIKGSNNTQQPEDKMSYTEFVWFLLSEEDKNHPTAIEYWFRCMDLDGDGYLSMYELEYFYEEQLHRMEAIGLETLPFEDCLCQMLDMIHPATPGKISLSDLKNCKMTSIFFDTFFNLEKYLDHEQRDPFASTRDHDVDGHELSDWDRFAAEEYELLVAEENGSEQQEQMSHSNVSSKLLSNVDILMDNSVNMIKDVNLLVNSPDACVQQQLRYDNSGNSDDYADSDD, encoded by the exons ATGCCAGCGATAGCAGTAACACTTGAACAATCTTCAAGAACATCGTCGACTGAAACAGCGGAACAGTGTCAATCTTTGTCATCATTGTTATCTTCATCCTGGGGTCACCGGGTATACGCAACCCGACGTGATCTCTTTGTGTCAGCGATCATCGATCCGTATTCCAGCAGAGCAGTGCACCATTTGGATTTAAATGCATGCTTCGCGAACGAGTTACATTTGGAACAAAATTTAGTAGATTGTCAAACAATTCATTTTAGTTATGCAATTCCAATTAACGTCGTACCGATTCGTGAGAGTCCCAAGCTGGTCAAATTGGTGTTAGATCAGTCCGTTGAGTTAAACGGTCAGGCGGTGAACTTTTTACTAGACCGTCATCCGCAACTACATCGACGACATCTCCATGATATGGCTGCCACTGCAAAGCATGATCTACGTCAGAAATTTCCCGCGGATACGTCCACTTCCGGTGAGGAAGATATTGCCGCAATTGCCAAGCAGATTAGCGATCACGCAGAGGCGATTTATCAGACGTGGAAGAGTCGTGGATTAGCACCGACAGAGATCTTAACTTGCCACAGCAACGCAACGGCTGTTGATAAATTTGGCAGCGCATTGACACCTTGTAATTTGCCCGCTGTCGGGAATACCATCGCTGTGAACAACATTGGTAGTAAGATGTTACCATCTCTTGGATGTTCTTCTCCGACAACAGTAGATATACTCACCCAAACGCCAAATTTAGACAATGGTAATCTTGAAAAACTAGTCAACAACTTTGTAGTAGAAGATAAAGCTAGAATAGCTGCTTTCAAGCAAAGATCGCCGTCAAAGCCATTACCGTCTTCCATACAATTTGCCTTGCAGAAATTTGAGAGAAATTCCATGCAACAGCAGCAGGTGGCTGGTTCTATgaaaaacgatacaattaCGACCGATAatccaaaaaaattgacaaatgtTTTGTTATCTCCTATCTCGTCGTTTCCGAACAAACCGTCGCAAATAGTAAAGCCCCAAATTACCGCGAAGACGCCCAGCTCTCATCATTGTGACATCCTTCTGGAAACAATTGAGACCACTTTTCCAGCTGATCTGACACCTTCTAAAAGAGCGACACAGCAAAGGAGACCTACTAGTACATTAATCGCGACATCGCCCATCAGTTCTTCGTTAAATATCGATTCGTTGCACTCGACGAGTTCGGGGCTGACAACGTGGCCATTGAAAAACAAACTAAACGATACCAAAAGAATTACAGACGTTTCTCGTACACCAGTTAAAACAACCCAGCAAGAGGATGCGGCACAAGTTTTACCAGCAAAAGATGAAAAGAGATCGATCGTGACAAAAACAAATTCGAGATGCGCGTATCTGGACGAAGTCGCGCGGGAGGAAGAAAGATTGATAAACGCGTTGAAAACAGGTGCCGTCATCACAGAGGAACCCGAAAGAACGGCTATACGCAATAGACAAAAACCGGCCATCAAGCGCGAGAAACCGAAAGTTGAATCGGTCAAGCAAATTATTATTGGAAGCCATAATTCTCATAGAACTAGCTCAATAGTATCTAGCTCTGCAATATCCAGTTCGCCAGCGAGTGCATCCAATAGCGCCGTCATCGTAAGTCATATTCCGTTAGTTAACGAATCGAAGTCGCTCAGCAAGGATGATTTATCGACTATGTCAGCGGTGGATTACGCTAAGGTTAGATACCAAGCTGCTCAACAGAATCCTCCTACACAGCAGAGGCTCGAGGAACAACGGGCTTCCAGTCATTCGTACAATTCAACCACAGAGCAATTGGTTTCTAgcgcaaaaacaaaatttgaaatggAGATACAAAAGGATAAGGACATTAAGGATTCAGACAAGGATTCGGTGACGTCTAAATGGGGACCGAGAATCACTCCTTTGCGGCCACGTCTCGAGCAAACAGTACCTCATCCGGAATTGACTAACCAACAGAAACAGCATATAAGAGCAGCGGCCGCGGCGACAATGGGCAACAATCCTGTGAGACCATTTCTTACCAGGGGTTCTGTGGCAGAGCGCGTACTTATCTTTGAGAAATGCCCGAGCGAATTGCTATTGGACAAGCGTGGTCCACGGCAACCGGCCATTAACATGTGGAGAAGTGGCCACGAGGTGCAGAGCAAAGCTCAG ACTTATACGAGAGAAAAGACTCAACAAAAGAATTTGCCGCCACATACAACTTTACAGAGACAGGTCAAAGCCAATAGAAATGTTTACATACCGAG attttattttcctgGAGGAAAGCCAGTTCCTCTCTCACAATTGGAAATGACCGTCTCGAAGATTACCGCAGCCTTTCAAAGTTTATCGAATTGTCGTGCTACTCGCGTGCAATTTTGTACCATCACAAAG GCTTGTGACTTGCCCTTATATTGGAAAGTACCGCTTTTCTTAGCGGCGGACGGTGAACAGAAAGGATACGTCGAGATGAATGCTTTCTTGGAATTTTGGAAAGA ACTAACAACTACTCATCACGATGCAGCTAGTAAATTTGTCAGAATTGTCACTCGAGCACTTCGGAGCAATATCCTTCCAGAGGATTTAATTCCACTCGTACAGGACGTAGTGGAAACGCATCCAGgattgacatttttaaaagaagcTACGGAATTCCATTCCCGTTATGTGCACACG GTGATTGCCAGGATATTTTATTGCGTGAACCGAAATTGGAGCGGCAAGATTTCAGTCGCGGAATTAAGAAGGAGCAATCTGCTGGCAGTGATCGCCGTGCTTGAACACGAGGAAGATATCAATCAAGTCACCGCCTACTTTAGCTATGAACATTTCTATGtgatatattgcaaattctgGGAGTTGGATCGCGATCACGACCTTTTCATAGATAAAATGGATTTAACAAGGCACAACGATCATG CGTTATCGACCCGAATGATCGAAAGGATATTTAGCGGTGCTGTAACAAGAGGTAGTAGGATAAAGGGCAGTAATAATACGCAACAACCAGAAGATAAGATGAGTTATACGGAGTTTGTGTGGTTTCTTCTCAGcgaagaagataaaaatcatCCAACTGCTATTGAATATTGGTTTAG ATGCATGGATCTCGATGGCGATGGTTATTTGTCGATGTACGAGTTGGAATACTTTTATGAAGAGCAATTACATCGAATGGAAGCGATTGGTCTGGAAACATTGCCTTTCGAAGACTGCCTTTGTCAG ATGTTGGATATGATTCATCCGGCAACACCAGGCAAAATATCATTAAGCgacttgaaaaattgtaaaatgacGTCCATTTTCTTTGATACTTTCTTCAATCTGGAAAAGTACCTGGATCACGAACAAAGGGATCCTTTTGCCTCGACGAGAGATCACGATGTTGATGGTCACGAG ctCTCTGATTGGGATCGGTTTGCAGCGGAAGAGTATGAATTATTGGTTGCTGAAGAAAATGGCAGTGAACAACAAGAACAAAT gTCGCACAGTAATGTGTCATCAAAGTTATTGTCAAATGTGGACATCTTAATGGACAACTCGGTGAATATGATCAaagatgtaaatttattagtgAATTCACCGGATGCTTGTGTGCAACAACAACTGAGATATGACAACAGTGGCAATAGCGACGATTACGCCGACAGCGACGATTAA